One genomic window of Aethina tumida isolate Nest 87 chromosome 3, icAetTumi1.1, whole genome shotgun sequence includes the following:
- the LOC126265027 gene encoding microtubule-associated protein Jupiter-like: MEEAGAVESKVEDNSQEKLQPAKSEEAPMMNDKLQDVTEVKDKSDKRDVDNNSNTDVKQDNVEIKHDAKEDVKQNEKRNTSAEAEKETANTNYGSKTSTREGCSRVASNVSFADNEPQYTNSYIFSVNGAPSRRLRRPSPVSMTGHASSVNMLNTSDVVLVSAGRPQTVRRNPVTGTGVSSTDELSYRPKGRISARHLEYGNLPDVGAPFEKKSVSALSLKRPSTCFRNPVTGMGLNSIDEIAPHRLGSAASKDGNPLLGVGYDAKRVITDPVPSDRIHPAGYVRKGVNMAQNNRRIPPGGYSTKLW; encoded by the exons ATGGAAGAGGCAGGTGCCGTGGAAAGCAAGGTAGAGGATAATTCACAGGAGAAATTGCAGCCTGCTAAGAGCGAGGAGGCTCCCATGATGAATGATAAGCTTCAAGATGTGACTGAAGTAAAAGACAAGAGCGATAAAAGAGATGTGGACAACAACAGTAATACTGATGTTAAGCAGGACAACGTGGAAATTAAGCATGATGCGAAGGAGGATGTTAAACAGAATGAGAAGCGTAACACTTCAGCTGAAGCAGAGAAGGAAACGGCCAACACCAATTACGGCTCCAAA ACTTCAACCCGCGAAGGATGCTCGAGAGTGGCGTCGAACGTAAGCTTCGCTGACAACGAGCCCCAGTACACGAATTCGTACATATTCTCGGTGAACGGGGCGCCGTCGCGACGTTTGCGCCGCCCCAGTCCCGTCTCGATGACCGGCCACGCCAGCTCCGTGAACATGCTAAACACCAGCGATGTGGTGCTGGTGTCGGCCGGCAGGCCGCAAACCGTCCGCAGGAACCCAGTCACCGGCACCGGCGTCAGTTCGACCGACGAACTCAGCTACCGTCCGAAAGGCAGGATCAGCGCCCGACACCTCGAATACGGCAACCTTCCCGACG TGGGGGCTCCGTTCGAGAAGAAATCGGTGTCCGCACTGTCGCTCAAGCGGCCGAGCACGTGCTTCCGTAACCCGGTGACGGGCATGGGCCTAAATTCGATCGACGAAATCGCACCGCACAGACTCGGCAGCGCCGCGTCGAAGGACGGGAATCCCCTCCTGGGAGTGGGTTACGATGCCAAGCGGGTTATCACCGATCCGGTGCCCAGTGACAGAATCCATCCGGCCG gctATGTGCGTAAAGGAGTAAACATGGCACAGAACAATCGCAGGATTCCGCCAGGTGGATATTCCACCAAGCTTTGgtaa
- the LOC109608666 gene encoding guanine nucleotide-releasing factor 2 isoform X4 gives MRGPNSAAAAAATAAGSPAGRAHSPKGSGHHGKPHDEHDASVTTITYAPNKSPIKEMDDLWKQIQVALKHFREIISKNKLEMLPGNGTIVLDTVWMINLWVKSNVSGENSSSVISATNRMYQSVARLIKLCDDVLIDDKSAELNKDNVEEILDQVDEAVKNLADLAREKITQQQQALQNNSGGGGGGGGVYKTAPRTSYGNASLEMPAQRNSLPDIPLSPREREILEQTCCKPSVVRSSHSTESILRDPSPPPKPPLPDSNSIRPPPLPPKKKNLKAQVMDDCFCIESPITSSLERMSLRSKSPESSNSLLSESAGSIESMFNHSREEDELMAIKDGDMDMSFDHHNSDIIGANGSHNSWEESSLSSSLSNNNSDHITSVNDYHRLSNTDSGIVSFRSSSYSKRSSQQSSISSQFGSGGHHITSKHSANVSEMVKSESTLQNLYLGDNQLSVGSFSHKTSNSSSVTVSNESVFNRDEMDLGGDETPPAIPQKTRKKHERQPSPYDNVPDDRLGGEVLISCQMHQSHQSLSSSTSISSTTIGQQDSTKPPPLPPKKKHMFQSVAYSVMAYMEMFGNCSHTNDQEFMRHSIHVHQSQYAPSHLSQSSLGSVGGLPTTQSCSFSHTSSSSRTTSQTQIHSLNLHTAAHTLDQRIPSPLHSPGSALSSSSTSSNSLPPALPPKQRTRKSSSKSPPPTPTSVHHHSHHHSAPEPRAPSVASAPSPAKTLPDLLEHTAAVTKSQTMTPVATSAVEEKEKEEGPCDIDLMEELDADKYLVKKKEDEEGPEIRGGPIDALIIQATKATKNGVFTYQEAFLTTYRTFISPLDLISKLIRRYNHFYSQPDKKPRSREAFALIVRVVSDLTASDLDEQLQQKLMSFVQQLISCGELTLAKALRVKHLERHEAKLLSIKLTNTVTSLSLSAKNFSLLDFKSEQIAEQMTLLDSELFNKIEIPEVLTWAQEQNEERSPNLTRFSEHFNKMSYWARTRILTAETKDIREKFFLKFIKIMKHLRKINNYNSYLAMLSALDSAPVRRLEWQKHVQEGLKEYCALIDSSSSFRAYRLALENTEPPCIPYIGLVLQDLTFVHIGNSNLLPDGMINFSKRWQQYHIVENMKRFKKEKTYAFKKNEKIIQFFGNFDDLIGEDAMWQLSETIKPRGGKKTNQ, from the exons ATGCGCGGACCAAATTCGGCGGCGGCGGCTGCCGCGACCGCCGCAGGTTCGCCCGCCGGTCGGGCGCACAGTCCCAAAGGGTCCGGCCATCACGGCAAGCCGCACGACGAACATGACGCCTCCGTAACCACAATAACTTACGCGCCGAACAAGAGCCCCATTAAG GAGATGGATGATTTATGGAAGCAGATTCAGGTCGCGTTGAAGCACTTTCGGGAGATCATCTCGAAAAACAAGCTGGAAATGTTGCCGGGCAACGGGACAATCGTTCTGGATACTGTGTGGATGATCAATCTGTGGGTGAAGTCAAACGTTTCGGGTGAGAACAGCAGCAGCGTGATTTCGGCCACAAATCGCATGTACCAAAGTGTCGCCAGGCTGATCAAGCTGTGCGACGACGTGCTGATCGACGACAAAAGCGCCGAACTCAATAAGGATAACGTTGAGGAGATTTTGGATCAAGTTGATGAAGCTGTTAAG AACTTGGCAGATTTGGCACGGGAAAAGATCACACAGCAACAGCAGGCGCTGCAAAACAACagcggcggcggcggtggcGGAGGTGGCGTTTACAAGACGGCGCCGCGTACATCGTACGGCAATGCGAGCTTGGAGATGCCGGCGCAGCGCAACTCGCTGCCCGACATACCGTTGTCGCCGCGGGAACGCGAAATTCTGGAACAAACATGCTGCAAACCATCGGTCGTGCGCAGCAGCCACAGTACGGAGTCGATATTGAGGGACCCGAGTCCACCGCCCAAACCGCCTCTACCCGATAG TAATAGTATTAGACCACCCCCTTTACCTcctaagaaaaaaaatctaaaagcaCAAGTAATGGATGATTGCTTCTGTATAGAATCCCCCATCACGAGTAGTCTGGAAAG AATGTCACTGCGGTCAAAATCGCCGGAATCCTCCAATTCCCTCCTTTCCGAGAGTGCAGGCAGCATAGAGTCTATGTTCAACCATTCCCGGGAAGAGGACGAACTTATGGCTATAAAAGACGGCGACATGGACATGTCTTTCGACCATCATAATTCCGATATAATTG GCGCAAACGGTTCCCACAACTCCTGGGAGGAGTCGTCCCTCAGTTCCAGCTTGTCAAACAACAACAGTGACCACATTACGTCGGTGAACGATTATCATCGTCTGTCGAACACCGATTCGGGCATCGTTTCCTTCAGATCATCGAGTTACTCGAAGCGCAGTTCGCAACAGAGCTCAATCAGCTCGCAGTTCGGGAGCGGCGGTCATCACATTACGTCCAAACATTCCGCCAATGTGTCTGAAATG gtGAAGTCGGAAAGTACGCTTCAAAACTTGTACTTGGGCGATAATCAACTGTCGGTGGGTAGTTTTAGTCACAAGACCAGCAACAGTAGCTCAGTAACCGTAAGCAACGAGTCGGTGTTTAACCGAGACGAGATGGATTTGGGTGGCGACGAGACTCCACCCGCTATACCGCAAAAGACCAGAAAGAAGCATGAACGCCAACCCTCTCCTTATGACAATGTACCTGATGATAGATTAG GAGGTGaagttttaatttcttgtCAAATGCACCAATCACATCAAAGTTTGTCAAGCAGCACAAGCATATCAAGTACAACAATAGGTCAACAAGATTCGACTAAACCACCGCCATTACCACCCAAAAAGAAGCACA TGTTCCAATCGGTGGCTTACTCTG TAATGGCATACATGGAGATGTTCGGTAACTGTTCGCATACCAACGACCAGGAGTTTATGAGACACTCAATCCACGTGCATCAATCGCAATACGCACCGTCCCACCTCAGTCAATCGTCGCTTGGCAGTGTCGGAGGCTTGCCGACGACACAGTCGTGCTCATTTTCGCACACCTCCTCCTCCAGCCGAACGACGTCGCAGACCCAGATCCACTCGCTCAATCTGCATACCGCTGCCCATACATTGGACCAAAG aattccaTCGCCGCTGCACTCGCCCGGCTCGGCACTGTCGTCCTCGTCCACGTCCAGCAACAGTTTACCGCCAGCGCTTCCGCCAAAACAGCGCACGCGCAAATCCTCCTCCAAGTCACCGCCCCCCACTCCCACATCCGTACATCACCACTCACACCATCACTCCGCGCCGGAACCAAGGGCGCCGTCTGTAGCGTCAGCACCTTCACCTGCAAAGACTTTGCCCGATCTCTTGGAGCACACGGCGGCTGTGACCAAGAGTCAGACGATGACGCCTGTGGCGACGTCGGCCGTCGAGGAGAAGGAAAAGGAAGAAGGACCATGCGATATTGATTTAATGGAGGAACTTGATGCCGACAAGTACTTAGTGAAGAAGAAGGAAGATGAGGAGGGGCCTGAAATCAGAGGTGGGCCTATAGATGCACTCATCATACAGGCGACGAAGGCTACCAAGAATGGAG tgtttACATACCAAGAAGCGTTTTTAACAACCTATCGAACATTCATATCACCGTTAGacttaataagtaaattaattaggaGGTACAACCATTTCTACTCCCAGCCAGATAAAAAGCCTAGATCTAGAGAAGCTTTTGCTTTAATTGTTCGAGTTGTTAGTGATTTAac ggCTTCCGACTTGGACGAACAGCTGCAACAAAAACTTATGAGCTTTGTGCAACAATTGATCTCGTGTGGCGAACTGACACTGGCGAAAGCGTTGCGAGTCAAGCATCTGGAGCGACACGAGGCCAAGTTGCTGAGCATCAAATTAACCAACACCGTAACAAGTCTTTCACTAAGTGCTAAGAATTTCTCGTTGTTAGACTTTAAATCGGAACAAATCGCTGAACAGATGACCCTCCTCGATTCCGAGTTATTCAATAAGATCGAAATCCCGGAAGTGCTCACTTGGGCACAGGAACAAAACGAGGAGCGCAGCCCCAACTTAACACGGTTCTCCGAGCACTTCAACAAGATGTCCTATTG GGCTCGCACCAGAATACTGACGGCAGAGACGAAAGATATACGcgaaaaattctttttgaaGTTCATCAAGATCATGAAGCACTTGCgtaaaatcaacaactacaatTCGTACCTGGCTATGCTGTCCGCTCTGGACTCCGCACCTGTGCGTCGCCTCGAGTGGCAGAAGCACGTGCAGGAGGGTCTGAAGGAGTATTGTGCGCTCATTGATAGTTCCTCGAGTTTCCGCGCATATCGACTGGCTTTGGAAAATACGGAACCACCTTGCATCCCCTACAT tgGCTTAGTCCTTCAAGATTTGACCTTTGTTCACATTGGCAACAGCAATTTACTTCCGGACGGCATGATCAACTTTTCCAAACGCTGGCAACAGTACCACATCGTGGAAAACATGAAAAGATTTAAGAAAGA GAAAACGTATGCGTTTAAGAAAAACGAGAAGATAATACAGTTCTTCGGCAACTTCGATGATTTAATTGGCGAGGACGCTATGTGGCAACTGTCTGAGACCATCAAACCCCGTGGGGGAAAGAAAACGAACCAGTGA
- the LOC109608620 gene encoding beta-1,4-glucuronyltransferase 1-like isoform X2 produces the protein MDNLALLAHVWRGPISVALYTPGHDFDTTVKSIAYTRQCTYVEVKHHVTFHLFFEAAHTFENGTKPLLELYEDTYDCSKGPPYKDIKDEDMYKSKNNLLFPINVARNVARDAARTHFIFPSDIELYPTPNFVNKFLDFVQTHGELFIEGQRNVFVLPVFEMKEGYDIPSNKTQLQTMIKNKTAFLFHKNICASCHKVVDGNRWITEPETEGLNVFSVGKRQGTQVMWEPFYVCTHKEPLFDERMSWEGQANKMSMAYSLCLLDYDFMVLDNAFLVHKPGIKVKKVQNLKYKNVTDKSTKLLKYHASVELKKIYGNNPKCRIM, from the exons ATGGACAATTTAGCCTTACTGGCACACGTATGGCGGGGGCCGATAAGTGTGGCCCTTTATACTCCCGGACACGATTTCGACACAACCGTCAAATCCATTGCATATACAAGACAGTGCACCTATGTAGAAGTAAAACACCATGTTACCTTCCATTTGTTTTTTGAGGCAGCTCACACATTCGAAAAC GGGACGAAACCATTGCTGGAGTTGTATGAGGACACATACGATTGCTCAAAGGGCCCGCCTTATAAGGATATAAAGGATGAAGATATGTACAAGTCGAAGAACAACCTGCTGTTCCCCATCAACGTGGCGCGGAACGTGGCTAGAGACGCAGCCCGTACCCACTTCATTTTCCCATCTGACATCGAGCTGTATCCGACGCCTaactttgtaaacaaatttctcGACTTCGTTCAAACTCACGGTGAACTGTTTATTGAAGGACAGCGTAATGTGTTCGTGCTGCCCGTTTTCGAGATGAAGGAGGGCTATGACATACCCTCAAACAAGACGCAGCTTCAAACTATGATTAAGAACAAGACTGCGTTTCTCTTCCACAAAAACATCTGTGCTTCATGTCATAAGGTTGTTGATGGAAACAG ATGGATCACAGAGCCTGAAACGGAAGGTTTGAATGTATTTTCGGTGGGGAAAAGACAAGGGACTCAAGTTATGTGGGAACCTTTCTATGTGTGTACGCACAAAGAACCTTTATTCGACGAAAGGATGTCTTGGGAAGGACAAGCCAATAAAATGAGCAtg gcATATTCTCTCTGTTTACTAGATTATGACTTCATGGTATTGGACAACGCGTTTTTAGTGCACAAACCaggaattaaagtaaaaaaagtacaaaatttaaaatacaaaaatgttacaGACAAAAGCACGAAACTACTCAAATATCACGCTAGTGTGGAGTTGAAAAAAATCTATGGAAATAATCCGAAATGTAGAATaatgtaa
- the LOC109608620 gene encoding beta-1,4-glucuronyltransferase 1-like isoform X1 has protein sequence MSPVNALKIILLSLGLFILVSLLSSSLHHRDLDSDYEAGQLSAINNQFPKIPGPTVDWPRLEQRSQYYVLRDYVKASKVFMESVTLCAPGDIRFLDNMVVLAQRWFAPISVALYAPGNDFFATLEAIAYLRSCTVPEIKIFVNFHLFFDFDHIPKGTKPLLELYEDTYDCSKGPPYKDIKDEDMYKSKNNLLFPINVARNVARDAARTHFIFPSDIELYPTPNFVNKFLDFVQTHGELFIEGQRNVFVLPVFEMKEGYDIPSNKTQLQTMIKNKTAFLFHKNICASCHKVVDGNRWITEPETEGLNVFSVGKRQGTQVMWEPFYVCTHKEPLFDERMSWEGQANKMSMAYSLCLLDYDFMVLDNAFLVHKPGIKVKKVQNLKYKNVTDKSTKLLKYHASVELKKIYGNNPKCRIM, from the exons ATGAGTCCAGTTAATGCTTTAAAAATCATACTTTTAAGTCTTGGACTTTTCATACTTGTGTCGCTACTGTCTTCTTCACTTCATCACAGAGATTTGGACAGTGATTATGAAGCTGGTCAATTATCGGCAATTAATAATCAGTTTCCAAAAATTCCTGGACCTACAGTCGACTGGCCTCGTCTTGAACAACGAAGTCAGTATTATGTTCTGCGCGATTACGTGAAGGCAAGTAAAGTATTCATGGAAAGTGTCACACTTTGTGCGCCTGGTGACATAAGATTTTTGGATAACATGGTCGTGCTTGCGCAAAGATGGTTCGCACCAATAAGTGTGGCTCTATACGCACCCGGAAACGACTTTTTTGCAACGTTAGAGGCAATAGCCTATTTGAGATCCTGTACTGTTCCGGAGATTAAGATATTCGTCAATTTTCACttgttttttgattttgatcACATTCCAAAG GGGACGAAACCATTGCTGGAGTTGTATGAGGACACATACGATTGCTCAAAGGGCCCGCCTTATAAGGATATAAAGGATGAAGATATGTACAAGTCGAAGAACAACCTGCTGTTCCCCATCAACGTGGCGCGGAACGTGGCTAGAGACGCAGCCCGTACCCACTTCATTTTCCCATCTGACATCGAGCTGTATCCGACGCCTaactttgtaaacaaatttctcGACTTCGTTCAAACTCACGGTGAACTGTTTATTGAAGGACAGCGTAATGTGTTCGTGCTGCCCGTTTTCGAGATGAAGGAGGGCTATGACATACCCTCAAACAAGACGCAGCTTCAAACTATGATTAAGAACAAGACTGCGTTTCTCTTCCACAAAAACATCTGTGCTTCATGTCATAAGGTTGTTGATGGAAACAG ATGGATCACAGAGCCTGAAACGGAAGGTTTGAATGTATTTTCGGTGGGGAAAAGACAAGGGACTCAAGTTATGTGGGAACCTTTCTATGTGTGTACGCACAAAGAACCTTTATTCGACGAAAGGATGTCTTGGGAAGGACAAGCCAATAAAATGAGCAtg gcATATTCTCTCTGTTTACTAGATTATGACTTCATGGTATTGGACAACGCGTTTTTAGTGCACAAACCaggaattaaagtaaaaaaagtacaaaatttaaaatacaaaaatgttacaGACAAAAGCACGAAACTACTCAAATATCACGCTAGTGTGGAGTTGAAAAAAATCTATGGAAATAATCCGAAATGTAGAATaatgtaa